The following proteins are encoded in a genomic region of Trypanosoma brucei gambiense DAL972 chromosome 8, complete sequence:
- a CDS encoding variant surface glycoprotein (VSG) produces the protein MKAGRKLYIRRGRIASHPQRQINRRTSTKNGKKWSTWTTAAIAANSKGEADKIKKEHGLDTTAASQIREISVEISQIADAAFDVYSAAANSEGTKSDEDIIKELRTALTGDGKTGSEPVDSPKAFSTTAQTYEQAYETGTPAATKTALGALFCLCVVPNTQSNKPCIAEYTHPTWSPSNEPQATTYSKLRKMCQQRKSTTITVAKVTAAAEAIDSKMVGKTSAAMLGEPVATCDGSDTGACIKYTGAAATDVVDFDKILWLKNENGSAMATTERATKRS, from the coding sequence ATGAAAGCTGGCAGAAAACTCTATATAAGGCGGGGAAGGATAGCGAGCCACCCACAGCGGCAGATCAACCGGCGAACCTCAACgaagaatggaaaaaaatggTCGACGTGGACAACTGCCGCTATAGCTGCCAACAGCAAAGGTGAGgcagacaaaataaaaaaagagcacgGACTAGACACAACAGCAGCCAGTCAGATACGAGAAATTAGTGTTGAAATCAGCCAAATCGCAGATGCAGCATTCGACGTCTACTCAGCGGCGGCAAACAGCGAAGGAACCAAAAGCGACGAGGACATAATAAAGGAGCTGAGAACTGCGCTAACAGGTGACGGCAAAACGGGGAGCGAACCCGTTGATAGCCCAAAGGCGTTCAGCACAACAGCCCAGACCTACGAGCAAGCATATGAAACCGGAACACCAGCAGCAACGAAAACAGCGCTCGGCGCCCTATTTTGCCTTTGCGTGGTGCCAAACACACAAAGCAACAAACCGTGTATAGCAGAGTACACACATCCAACCTGGTCGCCCAGCAACGAACCACAGGCTACAACTTACAGCAAACTACGCAAAATGTgccaacaaaggaaaagcacTACTATAACAGTGGCAAAGgtgacagcagcagcagaagccatCGACAGTAAAATGGTGGGCAAAACAAGCGCCGCTATGCTAGGCGAACCGGTGGCCACTTGCGACGGATCAGATACCGGAGCTTGCATAAAATACACCGGCGCAGCAGCCACGGACGTCGTTGACTTCGACAAAATACTGTggttaaaaaatgaaaacggtAGCGCAATGGCTACAACAGAGAGAGCAACGAAACGCAGCTAA